Genomic window (Vigna radiata var. radiata cultivar VC1973A chromosome 1, Vradiata_ver6, whole genome shotgun sequence):
TCAAAACCCATCATAATCATCAGGATCATCAGAGTCATCGTCTTGCACTGGTGTGGTCTGGGGAGGCTGCTGAGGTAGGTATGGCTACTGGGATGATAATGGGGCAGTATGTCCCTGCAGAGGTACCAACGTCCTAACCAGATTTTCCAGATTTTCAAATCTGGCTAGAAGTGAATCATAAGCGTCTTTACTAACGACATTGTTGGGGTCAAATGTGCTAGAGGTAGATGGTTGATGTCTGAATATGCCTCCTCTTCCAGCACTATAATGAGAGGCAAGTTGTCCTTCCCCATACAGTCGTCCTTTCTTCTTTCCCCGGACGGTATCAACCCAGCATTGGGTCCTGATCATTTCTTCATCTGCATCTACTCTAGAGTAACCATCAGGACCAGATCCCCCCTCTGGTCTCGCCTGTGTCAATCTCGCAAAAAAATCTTCCTgttaaataagataga
Coding sequences:
- the LOC106760961 gene encoding uncharacterized protein LOC106760961 yields the protein MAVTLGRVVHVDEVFRQTHIRKGTGEYVDERSHKTIEDFFARLTQARPEGGSGPDGYSRVDADEEMIRTQCWVDTVRGKKKGRLYGEGQLASHYSAGRGGIFRHQPSTSSTFDPNNVVSKDAYDSLLARFENLENLVRTLVPLQGHTAPLSSQ